The Coffea arabica cultivar ET-39 chromosome 1e, Coffea Arabica ET-39 HiFi, whole genome shotgun sequence genome has a window encoding:
- the LOC113699536 gene encoding uncharacterized protein isoform X1, protein MSALCVQLNINSRGGCLAMAVAQQSSSSSSNSSTTVQLPEEKVEKKKKNSRVLILGGTGRVGGSTAIALSKLSPDLQIIIAGRNRERGAAMVDKLGDDSEFTAVNIDDSKSLEAALVDVDLVLHTAGPFQQAQKCTVLEAAIRTKTAYIDVCDDTSYAYRAKAYMDEAVTAGIPAITTGGIYPGVSNVMAAELVRVAKSESEVKPERLRFYYYTAGSGGAGPTILSTSFLLLGEEVVAYNKGKKINLKPYSGMLNIDFGMGIGKRDVFLLNLPEVRSAYEILGVPTVSARFGTAPFFWNWGMLAMTNLLPAEFLRDRSKVQQLVQAFDPLVRAVDKFAGERVSMRVDLEGSDGYNRIAIFSHRQLSKSVGNATAAFVLAVLEGSTQPGVWFPEEPQGIAVEAREMLLKRASQGTLNFIMNKAPWMIETDPKEIGLGIYV, encoded by the exons ATGAGTGCCCTTTGCGTGCAATTGAACATCAACAGCAGAGGTGGTTGTTTAGCAATGGCAGTTGCCCAGcagagcagcagcagcagcagcaacagtAGTACGACAGTTCAACTTCCTGAGGAAAAGgttgagaagaagaagaagaattccAGAGTCTTGATATTGGGAGGCACCGGAAGAGTTGGTGGCTCCACCGCTATTGCTCTCTCTAAACTCTCCCCTGACTTGCAGATAATCATTGCTGGTCGAAATAG GGAAAGAGGTGCTGCTATGGTGGATAAATTAGGAGACGACTCAGAATTCACTGCAGTCAATATTGATGACTCTAAATCATTGGAAGCAGCTTTAGTTG ATGTGGACCTTGTTCTTCATACTGCAGGGCCATTTCAACAGGCTCAGAAGTGCACTGTCCTGGAAGCTGCCATTCGGACCAAG ACAGCATATATTGATGTATGTGACGATACAAGCTATGCATACCGTGCCAAAGCTTATATGGATGAAGCTGTGACTGCAGGCATTCCTGCCATAACAACTGGTGGAATCTATCCAGGAGTTAGTAATG TTATGGCAGCAGAACTTGTTCGTGTGGCCAAAAGTGAAAGCGAAGTAAAACCAGAGAGGTTAAG ATTTTACTACTATACAGCTGGTTCTGGTGGTGCTGGCCCAACAATATTGTCTACTAGCTTTTTACTTCTTGGAGAAGAGGTAGTTGCATATAACAAAG GGAAAAAAATCAACTTAAAGCCCTACAGTGGAATGCTCAACATTGACTTTGGAATGGGGATCGGGAAGAGGgatgtttttctttt AAATTTGCCAGAGGTGCGTAGTGCTTATGAGATCCTTGGAGTACCAACTGTCAGTGCTCGGTTTGGAACTGCACCATTCTTCTGGAACTGGGGAATGTTGGCCATGACAAATCTGCTACCTGCT GAATTTTTAAGAGACAGAAGCAAAGTTCAACAACTGGTGCAAGCGTTTGATCCACTAGTACGAGCAGTAGATAAGTTTGCTGGAGAGAGAGTTTCAATGCGG GTTGATCTGGAGGGTTCTGATGGATACAATAGAATAGCGATATTCAGTCATAGACAGCTTTCTAA ATCAGTTGGAAATGCAACAGCAGCATTTGTACTTGCAGTTCTTGAAGGAAGCACACAACCTGGTGTTTGGTTTCCAGAAGag CCTCAGGGTATTGCTGTTGAGGCTAGGGAAATGCTTCTCAAGCGGGCTTCACAAGGAACATTGAATTTTATAATGAACAA GGCACCATGGATGATAGAAACAGATCCTAAGGAGATTGGATTGGGAATATATGTATGA
- the LOC113699536 gene encoding uncharacterized protein isoform X2, translating into MSALCVQLNINSRGGCLAMAVAQQSSSSSSNSSTTVQLPEEKVEKKKKNSRVLILGGTGRVGGSTAIALSKLSPDLQIIIAGRNRERGAAMVDKLGDDSEFTAVNIDDSKSLEAALVDVDLVLHTAGPFQQAQKCTVLEAAIRTKTAYIDVCDDTSYAYRAKAYMDEAVTAGIPAITTGGIYPGVSNVMAAELVRVAKSESEVKPERLRFYYYTAGSGGAGPTILSTSFLLLGEEVVAYNKGKKINLKPYSGMLNIDFGMGIGKRDVFLLNLPEVRSAYEILGVPTVSARFGTAPFFWNWGMLAMTNLLPAEFLRDRSKVQQLVQAFDPLVRAVDKFAGERVSMRVDLEGSDGYNRIAIFSHRQLSKSVGNATAAFVLAVLEGSTQPGVWFPEESGV; encoded by the exons ATGAGTGCCCTTTGCGTGCAATTGAACATCAACAGCAGAGGTGGTTGTTTAGCAATGGCAGTTGCCCAGcagagcagcagcagcagcagcaacagtAGTACGACAGTTCAACTTCCTGAGGAAAAGgttgagaagaagaagaagaattccAGAGTCTTGATATTGGGAGGCACCGGAAGAGTTGGTGGCTCCACCGCTATTGCTCTCTCTAAACTCTCCCCTGACTTGCAGATAATCATTGCTGGTCGAAATAG GGAAAGAGGTGCTGCTATGGTGGATAAATTAGGAGACGACTCAGAATTCACTGCAGTCAATATTGATGACTCTAAATCATTGGAAGCAGCTTTAGTTG ATGTGGACCTTGTTCTTCATACTGCAGGGCCATTTCAACAGGCTCAGAAGTGCACTGTCCTGGAAGCTGCCATTCGGACCAAG ACAGCATATATTGATGTATGTGACGATACAAGCTATGCATACCGTGCCAAAGCTTATATGGATGAAGCTGTGACTGCAGGCATTCCTGCCATAACAACTGGTGGAATCTATCCAGGAGTTAGTAATG TTATGGCAGCAGAACTTGTTCGTGTGGCCAAAAGTGAAAGCGAAGTAAAACCAGAGAGGTTAAG ATTTTACTACTATACAGCTGGTTCTGGTGGTGCTGGCCCAACAATATTGTCTACTAGCTTTTTACTTCTTGGAGAAGAGGTAGTTGCATATAACAAAG GGAAAAAAATCAACTTAAAGCCCTACAGTGGAATGCTCAACATTGACTTTGGAATGGGGATCGGGAAGAGGgatgtttttctttt AAATTTGCCAGAGGTGCGTAGTGCTTATGAGATCCTTGGAGTACCAACTGTCAGTGCTCGGTTTGGAACTGCACCATTCTTCTGGAACTGGGGAATGTTGGCCATGACAAATCTGCTACCTGCT GAATTTTTAAGAGACAGAAGCAAAGTTCAACAACTGGTGCAAGCGTTTGATCCACTAGTACGAGCAGTAGATAAGTTTGCTGGAGAGAGAGTTTCAATGCGG GTTGATCTGGAGGGTTCTGATGGATACAATAGAATAGCGATATTCAGTCATAGACAGCTTTCTAA ATCAGTTGGAAATGCAACAGCAGCATTTGTACTTGCAGTTCTTGAAGGAAGCACACAACCTGGTGTTTGGTTTCCAGAAGag TCTGGTGTGTAG
- the LOC113699536 gene encoding uncharacterized protein isoform X3: MSALCVQLNINSRGGCLAMAVAQQSSSSSSNSSTTVQLPEEKVEKKKKNSRVLILGGTGRVGGSTAIALSKLSPDLQIIIAGRNRERGAAMVDKLGDDSEFTAVNIDDSKSLEAALVDVDLVLHTAGPFQQAQKCTVLEAAIRTKTAYIDVCDDTSYAYRAKAYMDEAVTAGIPAITTGGIYPGVSNVMAAELVRVAKSESEVKPERLRFYYYTAGSGGAGPTILSTSFLLLGEEVVAYNKGKKINLKPYSGMLNIDFGMGIGKRDVFLLNLPEVRSAYEILGVPTVSARFGTAPFFWNWGMLAMTNLLPAEFLRDRSKVQQLVQAFDPLVRAVDKFAGERVSMRVMLIWRVLMDTIE, from the exons ATGAGTGCCCTTTGCGTGCAATTGAACATCAACAGCAGAGGTGGTTGTTTAGCAATGGCAGTTGCCCAGcagagcagcagcagcagcagcaacagtAGTACGACAGTTCAACTTCCTGAGGAAAAGgttgagaagaagaagaagaattccAGAGTCTTGATATTGGGAGGCACCGGAAGAGTTGGTGGCTCCACCGCTATTGCTCTCTCTAAACTCTCCCCTGACTTGCAGATAATCATTGCTGGTCGAAATAG GGAAAGAGGTGCTGCTATGGTGGATAAATTAGGAGACGACTCAGAATTCACTGCAGTCAATATTGATGACTCTAAATCATTGGAAGCAGCTTTAGTTG ATGTGGACCTTGTTCTTCATACTGCAGGGCCATTTCAACAGGCTCAGAAGTGCACTGTCCTGGAAGCTGCCATTCGGACCAAG ACAGCATATATTGATGTATGTGACGATACAAGCTATGCATACCGTGCCAAAGCTTATATGGATGAAGCTGTGACTGCAGGCATTCCTGCCATAACAACTGGTGGAATCTATCCAGGAGTTAGTAATG TTATGGCAGCAGAACTTGTTCGTGTGGCCAAAAGTGAAAGCGAAGTAAAACCAGAGAGGTTAAG ATTTTACTACTATACAGCTGGTTCTGGTGGTGCTGGCCCAACAATATTGTCTACTAGCTTTTTACTTCTTGGAGAAGAGGTAGTTGCATATAACAAAG GGAAAAAAATCAACTTAAAGCCCTACAGTGGAATGCTCAACATTGACTTTGGAATGGGGATCGGGAAGAGGgatgtttttctttt AAATTTGCCAGAGGTGCGTAGTGCTTATGAGATCCTTGGAGTACCAACTGTCAGTGCTCGGTTTGGAACTGCACCATTCTTCTGGAACTGGGGAATGTTGGCCATGACAAATCTGCTACCTGCT GAATTTTTAAGAGACAGAAGCAAAGTTCAACAACTGGTGCAAGCGTTTGATCCACTAGTACGAGCAGTAGATAAGTTTGCTGGAGAGAGAGTTTCAATGCGGGTGAT GTTGATCTGGAGGGTTCTGATGGATACAATAGAATAG